TTTCATTTAATCACGCCCATGACGCCAACCAATGAAATCCTTTCTCTTCACTGTAAAAGGGAAGTAAACAGTGACCGAGAACAACTTTCACGTTAGTGTTTTTATTTAGACATTTATTAATATAACGGAACTACAGATATGACTAATTGAACTCCTAAGCATCAGATACGTTCCAAGTAGTCTTTAGTTCGCGTTGGAGACAGGACTTGGTTGATAGACGTTATCTAGCTGACGCTAGTTAGCtgctaacaatggctaactgtatggtttttcacactcaaatagcctccatcatggaggtgctagcgaatgcagccgtgtcagagatctgtaaactcgtagacgacgacgactatgcagtgtttcgtttggaaattTCTCAAAGTCAGAAAGAAAACAGGACATTGCGGAGGAAACTACAGCTACTGGAACTGAAGGTGGCACGGGAGCGCGCCCTCACCAGTCGTCCCAGTAGTGTAAAGGTCCTCGACCGATACAGAGAAATGGCAAGAGGTACATTTTGCCACGTTCCCTTCCCACATGTGTTCGGATAGTATGCAATAATTCCAATAATTGCTTAGTTATCTTGCAAGAAGTTATGAGAAGTGTTGCTAAAACCCTTGGCCAATTCTAGACTGTGTCAAAAATGTCAATAGTGTACAATAGTCAATATAGCGTTGAGCACCCAAGCTAACCACCTCTTTATACCCAATCACTCTCTCAGGTGAAGGACATCTCACTGGAGGTCACAGGAACATTGTGAAGCCAGTGGGCCACAATACATGGAGAAATGACCAACCCGTAGCTGTAGATGAAGGGAGTGGAACATCAACCCAGCACGTTATTGTAATAGAGGTATGTGTCATTAAAATTACCGTACATCAAAGTGACCAGTTTCAGAAAGGCTCCCCTTCGCTATTCACTTGCTTACATGTACATCCTAATTTATCTGCCATAAGGGAGACTTCCCTATGACATTGTTATCAAATTCCTTCTTGTGTCAGTCTGGAGATGCAGAGGCTGCAGGTTCTGAGGCCGAGCAGGAGAGATCTGAAGGAGAGGAGAACCCACGGCACAGCCAGACTGGAGCAGCTGGAGTGCCCTATGAAGCCACAGAGGACCCCGCTGCCGCTGCTCACGAGCCAAGGAACCGGTGCAGCATCACGGAGGTCAGTGGAAGGCCGGACACCGTACtcaagtcagagacagacactaAGAATGTAATTGTAACACAAAGGCTCTTACACATAGGATCTGACCAATTATCAGATCCAGAGAGACTGGGGCCACTGAACTGTCCTCCTGCTCCCAGCTCAGAGTATTTACCGGTATTTAACCAGAGCCAGAGGCCTGTTCATTCCCGTGGGGATGGTGAAACATTAGACACTGGTGGTGATGATCCGTCTTGTTCTTACACTACAGAGATGGACCCTGGCAACATATCCTTGGGTTTAGAGACACAGACTGATCTGTCTAGAGGGGACTGGAaccagtatagtagtagtgtataCTCTGAAGGGTGCCTAGATAAGAAAGGGGAGGTTATAGTCGTAGATGAAGTGACTGTGAAAGTGGAGGGCGACACTCCTCTGACATGGAATGCAGACGAGACTCACTTTTTTGAAAGACACTCACAGGGCAACACCAATGACTTCTTAGActacagggaaagagagacaaaTCTAAATGTTGCAACCCACTCCCCTTTACACGCATTCAGGGATCGCAACTCAGTGTCTACGTCAATGGCACCTCCCGATTCAGACGGCCGCATCATTTTCGATCAGGTATTGAACTCAAATGACAGGGCTAGAGCCCAGGCCCAGGGAAGGGGTGCAATATCAGGCAGTAGTAAAGAAAAacggttcctctgcatgttctgtaacaaaggTTTCAGCTGCTCCCAGAAGGTTgagatccaccagagggtccacacaggggagaaaccctacagctgtacccagtgtcacatgcgcTTCACCCAGGCTGGTGACCTGAAGAGGCATCAGAGGGTCCACACGGGGGAGAAACCTTACAGCtgcccccagtgtgagaagaggttctctCGACACCACCATTTGAAGATGCACTTGAAGGTCCACACGGGAGAGAGACTGTTCGCCTGAACGCACTGCAGGTAGAGGTTCTCAGAAAGGAGCTACCTCAGGACACACCAGCAGAAAAACCATTCCACTCTATAACATAGCTTATGACGTTTAGATCAAACGCTGTATTTAAAGGAAAATTACATTTTCTATGCATCTGTGGGTCTTTTCTGCAGAAAACAAAGAGAATTCCATTTTCCTTTAAATACAGCGTTTGATCTAAAAGTCATAAGCGATCAAGTGGAATGTTTACTTCCTATGTTATAGAGTGGAATGGTTTTCCTGCTGATGCACTATTCTACCAAGGaatattaaacactgtaatctgTTACTCTCTTAATTTCAAATGCATCTGTAGGTCTTTTCTGCAGAAAACATTTGTAATAATGAGAGGAATAGATTTCAGTGTTAAATATTCCTTGGTAGAATATTGCATCAGCAGGAAAACCATTTCACTCTATAACATAGGAAGTAAACATTCCACTTGATCGCTTCTGACGTTTTGACAAACCTTGCATTATAGACAAAGATTCATTTTAATTGTTGTCAGTAGAAAATATCCACATATGAATTTGGAATAATGAGAGTAACAGATTTCAGTGTTGAATACTCCTGGGTAGAATTGTCATCCAGACAATGTGTAATTTTTAGGCATATATAAGCCTAACAAGTCTGTTACTtattgtgtttgtactgtgtagGCTATATGTTGTTCACAAATGCCTATTTCATTACTTCCAACTACTTAATTCTTTCCCAAAGACTCTTTTTTAAAGAGAAAATGTATGCAGTTTATCAAGTAGTTGAGACATTGTATgtgtggttttcatatggtgTATTTAAAACTTGTTTGTTTAATAAACACAAAATGGGGACTATTCATTCTTAGACTTTCATTGAAATTCCCtttaatatacagtgcatttggaaagtattcagaccacttgactttttcacatTGTTACTTTAcaatcttattctaaaatgttttaaatattttttaccccataaggacaaagtggaaacaggtttttagaaaaaataaaaatacctaatttacataagtattcagaacctttgctatgagactcgaaattgagctccggtgcatcctgtttccattgatcatccttgagaggtttcaacatcttgattggagtccacctgtggtaaattcaattgatttgacatgatttggaaaggcacacacctttctatataaggtctcacagttgacagttaatgtcagagcaaaaaccacgccatgaggtagaaggaattgaccgtaaagctcagagacaggattgtgtcgtggcacagatctggggaagggtaccaaaaaatgtcttcaggattgaaggtccccaagaacacagtggccttcattcttcttaaatggaataagtttggaaccaccaagactcttcctagagctggccgcctggccaagctgagcaatcgggggagaagggccttggtcagggaggtgaccaagaacctgatggtcactctgacagagctccagagttaatatgtggagatgggagaaccttccagaagacatgcatttctgcagcactccaccaatcaagcctttatggtaaagtggccagacgaaagccactcctcagtaaaatgtaCATGACATCCtgcttgtagtttgccaaaatgcacctaaaggactctcagaccatgagaaacaagattctttggtctgttgaaaccaagatggaactctttggcctgaatgccaagcatcaagtttggcggaaacctggcaccatcactacggtgaagcatggtggtggcagcatcatgctgtggggatgtttttcagaggcagggactgggagacttaaCAGGATTGAGGGgaaaaatgaacggagcaaattaaagagacccttgatgaaaacctgctccagaccgctcaagacctcagactggggccgaagggtccccttccaacaggacaacgaccctaagcacacagccaagacaatgcaggagtggcttcgggacaagtctctgaatgtccttgagtggcccagctagagcccg
This genomic stretch from Oncorhynchus keta strain PuntledgeMale-10-30-2019 chromosome 29, Oket_V2, whole genome shotgun sequence harbors:
- the LOC118361935 gene encoding zinc finger and SCAN domain-containing protein 12-like isoform X3, coding for MANCMVFHTQIASIMEVLANAAVSEICKLVDDDDYAVFRLEISQSQKENRTLRRKLQLLELKVARERALTSRPSSVKVLDRYREMARGEGHLTGGHRNIVKPVGHNTWRNDQPVAVDEGSGTSTQHVIVIESGDAEAAGSEAEQERSEGEENPRHSQTGAAGVPYEATEDPAAAAHEPRNRCSITEVSGRPDTVLKSETDTKNVIVTQRLLHIGSDQLSDPERLGPLNCPPAPSSEYLPVFNQSQRPVHSRGDGETLDTGGDDPSCSYTTEMDPGNISLGLETQTDLSRGDWNQYSSSVYSEGCLDKKGEVIVVDEVTVKVEGDTPLTWNADETHFFERHSQGNTNDFLDYRERETNLNVATHSPLHAFRDRNSVSTSMAPPDSDGRIIFDQVLNSNDRARAQAQGRGAISGSSKEKRFLCMFCNKGFSCSQKVEIHQRVHTGEKPYSCTQCHMRFTQAGDLKRHQRVHTGEKPYSCPQCEKRFSRHHHLKMHLKVHTGERLFA